The sequence below is a genomic window from Coffea arabica cultivar ET-39 chromosome 8e, Coffea Arabica ET-39 HiFi, whole genome shotgun sequence.
CAACTGCCAAGCCTCATTCAAACTCCCACATTTTGCATACATTTCAATCAGTGCATTGCATACACAAGTTTTTCTCAGAAATCCCTTTTTCTCTGCGTAGAAATGAATCCACTTCCCAACCTCAAGAGCACCCAACTGTGCACAAGCTGGCAACACGGCAACCAAACTAATCCAATCAGGCTCAACACCAACCATTTGCATTCTCCGAAAAACATCCAAAGCGTCACCATAGCACCCCAACTTTGTGTACCCGGAGATCATTGCTGTCCAAGACACAATATTCTTATTTGGCATTTCATCAAATAATGACCTTGCCCTCCTCAAATGACCCAATTTTATGTGCCCAGAAATGAGACTATTCCACGAAATCACATCTCTTTCACCCATTTCGTCAAACAACTTATGAGCCTCCCTCATGTCATCACACTTCACATACATATCAAGCATTGAATTCTCTATTACTCTATTAGACCTCAACCCATATTTACAAACATGCCCATGAACTTGTTTCCCCAAACAAACATTCAGAAGTCCTCCACAAGACCTAAGAACAAAAGGGTATGTAAATTTGTCAGGGAAAATGGGCTCTTCACCCTGTGGCTGTTTTAGCATCTGCTTGTATACATTTATTGTCAAGAGATACATCTGTTTATTTGTATAGGCTCTAATGATAGCATTGCACAAGAAAATATTAGGCTCAAGAACCTGCCTGAATAGCAAACTTGCATACTGTATTTCACCAATTTGAACACAAATATCCACCATTTTGGTCACCAAGAAATTGCTTTGTGCGAGAGAAAACTTGACCATTTGGGAATGTACTCTCTTCAAGTGTGACATATTCTTGCAATTTCTTAACATGGGCAAGAGCATATCTTCCACCCCTCTCATTGTCAAGAATCCTGCTTGGCTGGCCATTAACAACTTCAATAAAACCAAACTTTTTCTGGGAATTATCCAAAAGTAGGAGTAACTCTACCAGGCTGCCAGCTGAGGCTTCTGGTTTATTAGTTGGAACTTGGAGTTCTGATGTAGACAAATAAACAAACACATAGATGCATATAGATACTCCTCATTCAGGAAATTTATCGAACAGGTCTCACAGATTACATTTTGGGGTTCATTCCCGAGAAAGGGTCACTAGACTGAATTGTCAGAACAACGGAATATGACATCTCGAGGTGCTGCGGTAACTAATCTGGCAATCTTTTGGCGTTTCAAAAGTCAAAGGGAAAAGACTCGAGAAGTGGTGCTTAAGTTGTTTGATTCTCGTTTCAGAAATTCAGGTAAAGAGGCAAACAGTATTTTGGTAGTATAATGCAGCAAGGTGCAAGTTTGTTGATGAGTGAACGTCAAAGATTGGCTGAACTATTAAGAAAATGCTCCAAGAATTTTTTGTATGATCAGGGGAAGGAAGTTCATGGAGCTGTAGTGAGAAAGGGTTATGGGTTGGATTTGATGATCAACAACGACATCATAGATCTGTATGGAAAATGTGGTAGGATTGAATTCGCGCGCGCTGTGTTTGATAGAATGCCTGATAGGAATGTTGTCTCTTGGACAGCATTGATGTGTGGGTATTTGCAAGAGGGTGATGCCAGACGACCCTTATTGCTCTTGCGTGAAATGGGACTTTCAAGCGTTAAGCCTAATGAATTTACTTTCTCGACAAATTTTAAGGCATGTGGAATTCTGGGTGCTCTGGTAAACGGGAAGCAGATTCATAGTTTGTGTAGTAAAAGAGGATATGAGTGGTATCCTGTGGTTGGGAATTCGATCATTGATATGTACTCGAGAAGTGGACAAATATCTGATGCTGAATATTTGTTTCATGTTATGCCTATCAGAAGTCTAATAAGTTGGAATGTGATGATAGCTGGTTATGCCCTAGAAGGGGAGGGTGCGAAGTCTCTGCTGTTGTTCAAAAAGATGCAAAAACTGGGAGAAATACCAGATGAATACACATTCACAAGCACATTAAAAGCTTGTACTGTTTCTGGAGCCATCCTTGAGGGAACTCAAATCCATGCTTTTCTAACCGTGAGAGGAATCCCTTTTCTTAACCAGAAAATCGTTTCAGGGTCTCTAATTGATTTGTATGTCAAATGTGGACGTTTATTTGAAGCGCATAAGGTGTTTAATGACGTTGAACTGAAGAGTGTGATATCTTGGACAGCGCTAATAATAGGATATGCTCAGGAAGTGAATCTATCTGTGGCCCTGGACTTGTTCAGAGAGCTCCGGAATAGTAGTATTCCTGTTGATGGGTTTGTAGTCTCAAGCATGATGGGCGTCTTTGCAGATTTTGCTCTTGTAGAGCTGGGAAAGCAAATGCATGCATATGCAGAAAAGAAACCTACCCGTACAGACATTTCTGTAGCCAATTCAATTCTTGATATGTATCTCAAATGTGGCCTGATAGGAGAAGCTGAAAGGTATTTTTGTGATATGCTGGcaaaaaatgtcatttcctgGACAGTTATGATCACGGGATACGGAAAGCATGGTCTTGGTACCGAAGCTATTCATCTATTCAAGAGAATGCAGTCGGAAAATGTTGAGCCCGATGCAGTGGCTTACTTGGCTATACTCTCAGCTTGTAGCCATGCTGGACTTGTTGAAGAAGGCCAAGAATACTTCAGAAGATTTTGTAATGATCATCGACTAAAACGTAGGGTAGAGCACTATGCTTGCATGGCTGATATCCTAGGTCGAGCTGGACGTTTGAGAGAAGCAAAACATCTCATTGAGAACATGCCTCTAAAACCAAATATAGGCATATGGCAGACATTGCTTAGTGCTTGCAGAGTTCATAGAGATGTTGAGATTGGAAGAGAAGTAGGCGAAATCCTCTTGAGACTGGACAGTGACAATCCAGTTAATTATGTCATGATGTCAAATATTTTTGCTGATGCTTGTTGCTGGAAAGAGTGCGAGAAATTAAGAGGAATAGTGAAGGCAAAAGGCCTGAAGAAAGAAGCTGGACGTAGTTGGGTTGAAATTGATAAACAGATCCACTTCTTCTATAACGGAGATGATGCACACCCACTTTTTGAAAGCATCCATGATATTCtgaaagaaatggagaaaagaatgaaagaagaGATAGGTTATGCATATGACACAAGTTTTTCATT
It includes:
- the LOC113703668 gene encoding pentatricopeptide repeat-containing protein At2g20540-like; translated protein: MASQAGFLTMRGVEDMLLPMLRNCKNMSHLKRVHSQMVKFSLAQSNFLVTKMVDICVQIGEIQYASLLFRQVLEPNIFLCNAIIRAYTNKQMYLLTINVYKQMLKQPQGEEPIFPDKFTYPFVLRSCGGLLNVCLGKQVHGHVCKYGLRSNRVIENSMLDMYVKCDDMREAHKLFDEMGERDVISWNSLISGHIKLGHLRRARSLFDEMPNKNIVSWTAMISGYTKLGCYGDALDVFRRMQMVGVEPDWISLVAVLPACAQLGALEVGKWIHFYAEKKGFLRKTCVCNALIEMYAKCGSLNEAWQLFDCISERDVISWSTMIGALANHGRANEAIELFEEMIRARVEPNEITFVGLLSACGHAGLVNEGLRYFDSMRNNHTIEPGIEHYGCLVDLLGRTGCPERALKLIKSMPMAPDSAIWGSLLSSCRIYRNLEIAIVAMEHLLELEPDDTGNYVLLANIYADLGKWDIVSKMRKFIRSKSMNKTPGCSSIEANNSVQEFVSGDDSKPFTKDLYWILNLIALQQSETNDQIDAITTLEDIR
- the LOC113703667 gene encoding putative pentatricopeptide repeat-containing protein At3g15130 codes for the protein MQQGASLLMSERQRLAELLRKCSKNFLYDQGKEVHGAVVRKGYGLDLMINNDIIDLYGKCGRIEFARAVFDRMPDRNVVSWTALMCGYLQEGDARRPLLLLREMGLSSVKPNEFTFSTNFKACGILGALVNGKQIHSLCSKRGYEWYPVVGNSIIDMYSRSGQISDAEYLFHVMPIRSLISWNVMIAGYALEGEGAKSLLLFKKMQKLGEIPDEYTFTSTLKACTVSGAILEGTQIHAFLTVRGIPFLNQKIVSGSLIDLYVKCGRLFEAHKVFNDVELKSVISWTALIIGYAQEVNLSVALDLFRELRNSSIPVDGFVVSSMMGVFADFALVELGKQMHAYAEKKPTRTDISVANSILDMYLKCGLIGEAERYFCDMLAKNVISWTVMITGYGKHGLGTEAIHLFKRMQSENVEPDAVAYLAILSACSHAGLVEEGQEYFRRFCNDHRLKRRVEHYACMADILGRAGRLREAKHLIENMPLKPNIGIWQTLLSACRVHRDVEIGREVGEILLRLDSDNPVNYVMMSNIFADACCWKECEKLRGIVKAKGLKKEAGRSWVEIDKQIHFFYNGDDAHPLFESIHDILKEMEKRMKEEIGYAYDTSFSLHDVEEESKQEGLRLHSEKLAIGLALVCGGLDDEKPIRIFKNLRVCGDCHEFIKGLSMILNKVFLVRDANRFHKFENGICSCKDYW